One window of the Cryptomeria japonica chromosome 7, Sugi_1.0, whole genome shotgun sequence genome contains the following:
- the LOC131076378 gene encoding cytosolic sulfotransferase 5-like codes for MADNSKPSNFYSGSQDPVEQYQGFWFRKSSLQGIETMRFEFEAHPNDIILVSPVKSGTTWIKSLAYTILTCKQYDLNDPSYPLNNKNPHELVPNIEMQLYGPHSIPNPMSLSPRVFHTHVPYQLLPESIKSSGCKIIYICRNPKDTFVSLWGMTINRSENKDVSASKEEPVHNFCRGFYHSGPFYEHVASYWREKTKPNVLCLTYEDLKADPLVCIRILSDLMGCWWVKEEEDLRKISDKCSFQSLSEMEVNKTGEIRLPGLRLRNNSFFREGKVGGWKNFLTPELNAEMDKMIEEKLSLVKDLGLQFKYELTDRDVDLDGQPKQA; via the coding sequence ATGGCAGATAATTCCAAGCCTTCAAATTTTTATTCAGGTTCCCAGGATCCTGTAGAGCAGTACCAGGGATTTTGGTTCCGTAAGAGCTCCTTACAAGGAATTGAGACAATGCGTTTTGAGTTTGAAGCCCATCCTAACGACATAATACTTGTTTCACCTGTTAAAAGTGGTACCACCTGGATAAAATCCCTTGCCTATACCATTCTCACCTGCAAACAGTATGACCTGAACGACCCTTCTTATCCTCTCAATAATAAAAACCCTCATGAACTTGTTCCGAACATAGAAATGCAGCTTTACGGCCCCCATTCCATTCCAAACCCAATGTCTCTCTCTCCCCGTGTGTTTCACACCCATGTGCCATACCAGTTATTGCCTGAATCCATCAAATCCTCTGGCTGTAAAATTATTTACATTTGCCGCAATCCCAAGGACACTTTTGTCTCGCTCTGGGGGATGACCATCAATAGATCAGAGAACAAAGATGTCTCTGCATCTAAGGAAGAACCAGTACATAATTTCTGTAGAGGATTTTACCACAGTGGCCCCTTTTATGAGCATGTGGCCTCTTATTGGCGTGAGAAAACCAAGCCCAATGTTCTTTGCCTCACTTATGAAGACCTGAAGGCAGATCCTTTGGTTTGTATTAGAATTTTGAGTGATTTAATGGGGTGTTGGTGGGTGAAGGAAGAGGAAGATCTGAGAAAAATTTCTGACAAATGCAGCTTCCAGTCTCTGTCTGAGATGGAGGTGAACAAAACTGGAGAAATTCGCCTGCCTGGACTTCGACTGAGAAATAACAGTTTCTTCAGGGAAGGGAAAGTGGGTGGTTGGAAGAACTTTCTGACACCAGAGTTGAACGCAGAGATGgataaaatgattgaagagaagcTTTCTCTGGTAAAAGACTTGGGCCTGCAATTCAAGTACGAGTTAACTGATAGAGATGTTGATCTGGATGGGCAGCCTAAGCAGGCCTAA